From Allofrancisella guangzhouensis, a single genomic window includes:
- a CDS encoding cation diffusion facilitator family transporter, whose translation MIFDKQLEKKTLKTNFIIAIGYAFFSIIIVYFAQSLTVLLDTSYSVISILIYAISIYVLRKLNQPANKRYNYGYYRLEPVFIILESWFVLLVALSVILMAIFNMFTHTIKPNYGVALLSEIVGTALCVYMYFFVNKRANQTGSKILFTDAQMWKADALLGLGVIFNIMIGFVLEKSGFDTLAIYVDPIVAILIGFYIVISPIKLIKEAYQHLLDAAPSSELKKQIFKVARTVASEGYNLPINNIKITQSGRFIFVDLYLDLPKIVDTQKILQFKTKLQREYERALPHNKLKVYISL comes from the coding sequence ATGATTTTTGACAAACAACTAGAGAAAAAAACCCTAAAAACAAACTTTATTATAGCTATTGGTTATGCTTTTTTTAGTATAATAATAGTCTACTTCGCACAGTCTTTAACTGTCTTATTAGATACAAGCTATTCAGTGATATCTATTCTAATATATGCTATTTCTATATATGTCTTAAGAAAGCTTAATCAACCAGCAAATAAACGTTATAACTATGGATATTATCGTTTAGAACCAGTTTTTATAATATTGGAATCTTGGTTTGTGTTACTAGTAGCATTGAGTGTAATTTTGATGGCGATATTTAATATGTTTACTCATACGATTAAACCAAATTATGGTGTAGCACTACTGTCGGAAATAGTAGGTACAGCATTATGTGTTTATATGTACTTCTTTGTTAATAAAAGAGCTAATCAAACTGGCTCAAAGATTTTATTTACTGATGCCCAAATGTGGAAAGCTGATGCTTTATTGGGCTTGGGAGTAATATTTAATATCATGATTGGGTTTGTTTTAGAAAAATCAGGGTTTGATACATTAGCAATTTATGTTGATCCAATAGTAGCAATTTTGATTGGTTTTTATATCGTAATTAGTCCAATTAAGCTTATCAAGGAAGCATATCAACATTTGTTAGATGCCGCGCCATCTTCTGAGCTTAAAAAACAGATTTTTAAAGTTGCAAGAACGGTAGCAAGTGAGGGTTATAATCTTCCAATAAACAATATTAAAATAACGCAGTCTGGGCGTTTTATATTTGTTGATTTATATTTGGATTTACCTAAGATTGTCGATACTCAAAAAATATTACAATTTAAAACAAAGTTGCAACGTGAATATGAAAGAGCTTTACCACATAATAAACTAAAGGTTTATATAAGCCTTTAG
- a CDS encoding pyridoxal phosphate-dependent aminotransferase translates to MQLSRRVQAMQASPVRKLVPYAQQAEKSGKKVYHLNIGQPDIKTPNEFMNAIRSFDQETIAYSVSTGEPSLIKAISKYYKRFNIDFAEDEILITNGGSEALIFAAIATCNAGDEILVPEPFYTNYNGFTMAVDVVIKPITTKAEEGFHLPSKEEILACVTDKTKAIMISNPGNPTGVVYSREELELLAEVAKEKDLFIISDEVYREFTYDGLTCTSFGNIKGVEDKVIIVDSVSKRYSACGARIGSICSKNKEFIKQSIKLCQSRLCVATLEQIGAAALYEVDEQYLKEVNQEYTKRRDITYAALSKMQGVICEKPTGAFYVIAKLPIDDTEKFALWMLTDFEDNKETVMFSPAADFYATKGLGKDEIRIAYVLEEKALRRALELLEKGIKAYNSRKI, encoded by the coding sequence ATGCAATTATCAAGAAGAGTACAGGCTATGCAAGCTTCACCAGTGCGTAAATTAGTGCCGTACGCTCAACAAGCAGAGAAATCAGGAAAAAAAGTTTATCACCTAAATATAGGTCAGCCTGATATAAAAACTCCTAACGAGTTTATGAACGCAATTAGAAGCTTTGACCAAGAAACTATAGCATACTCAGTATCAACAGGTGAACCAAGTTTGATAAAAGCAATTTCAAAATACTATAAAAGATTTAATATAGACTTCGCCGAAGATGAGATTCTAATCACTAATGGCGGATCAGAAGCTCTTATCTTTGCAGCTATTGCTACTTGTAATGCTGGTGATGAAATACTAGTGCCAGAACCATTTTATACAAACTACAACGGCTTTACCATGGCTGTTGACGTAGTTATAAAACCAATTACTACCAAAGCTGAAGAAGGCTTTCATCTACCTAGCAAAGAAGAGATTTTAGCTTGCGTAACTGACAAAACAAAAGCCATTATGATATCTAACCCAGGTAACCCTACAGGTGTTGTCTACTCTAGAGAAGAACTAGAGCTACTTGCTGAAGTTGCTAAAGAAAAAGATCTATTTATAATAAGTGACGAAGTATACCGCGAGTTTACTTATGATGGTTTAACTTGTACTTCATTTGGTAATATCAAAGGTGTTGAGGATAAAGTAATCATAGTTGACTCAGTATCAAAACGTTATAGTGCTTGTGGAGCTAGAATTGGCTCAATTTGCTCAAAAAATAAAGAATTTATAAAACAAAGTATCAAACTGTGTCAATCAAGATTATGTGTAGCAACTCTAGAACAAATAGGTGCAGCTGCCCTTTATGAGGTGGATGAGCAATATCTAAAAGAAGTAAATCAAGAATATACAAAAAGAAGAGATATAACATATGCTGCTTTATCTAAAATGCAAGGAGTAATCTGTGAAAAACCTACAGGTGCATTTTATGTGATTGCAAAACTTCCCATCGATGATACTGAAAAATTTGCTCTATGGATGCTAACTGATTTTGAAGATAATAAAGAAACTGTTATGTTTTCTCCTGCTGCTGATTTTTATGCTACTAAAGGTCTTGGTAAAGATGAGATCAGAATAGCATATGTTCTTGAAGAAAAAGCCCTTAGAAGAGCTTTAGAGCTTCTAGAAAAAGGTATTAAAGCTTATAACAGCAGAAAAATCTAA
- a CDS encoding ROK family protein: MYLLGIEAGGTKFFTTVGDMQGNVIERYRTDTTTPKQTMTGVLEILRNYQTKYDIKAVGLACFGPIDINIKSKTYGYITNTPKTSWKNFDILSSIKSNYNGSIGFNTDVNAAAICEQLWGAGTTGVSNILYLTIGTGVGGGVICNNQLVQGAMHPEIGHIFVPQNPNDNFNGSCPFHNNCLEGLASGTALKERYNVSSASIIPDDHEAWIFEAEYLSKAIVNYIYAFSPEKVVLGGGVMHKTILFNMIRNNVTKYLDNYLDYPALKDMTEFIVPASFGDNTGVKGSLALALNAYKNGY; encoded by the coding sequence ATGTATTTATTAGGGATTGAAGCTGGAGGGACTAAATTTTTTACTACTGTAGGTGACATGCAAGGCAACGTTATAGAGCGTTATCGTACCGATACTACAACACCTAAGCAAACTATGACCGGAGTTTTGGAAATTCTTAGAAATTACCAAACTAAATACGATATAAAAGCTGTAGGATTAGCTTGTTTTGGTCCAATTGATATAAACATTAAGTCAAAAACTTATGGTTACATTACAAACACACCAAAAACCTCATGGAAGAATTTTGACATCCTTAGTTCAATAAAATCTAATTATAATGGATCTATTGGTTTTAATACTGATGTTAACGCTGCTGCAATTTGCGAACAACTTTGGGGGGCTGGTACTACAGGTGTTAGTAACATTTTGTACCTGACAATTGGCACTGGTGTTGGTGGTGGTGTTATTTGTAATAACCAGCTTGTCCAAGGAGCTATGCATCCTGAAATTGGCCACATTTTTGTACCTCAGAATCCTAATGATAACTTTAATGGTTCATGTCCTTTTCATAATAATTGCCTAGAAGGTCTAGCATCTGGAACTGCCCTAAAAGAAAGATATAATGTTAGCTCAGCTAGTATAATACCTGACGATCATGAAGCTTGGATATTTGAAGCTGAATATTTATCAAAGGCTATTGTAAACTATATTTATGCTTTCTCCCCTGAAAAGGTTGTTTTAGGTGGCGGTGTAATGCATAAAACTATATTGTTTAATATGATACGCAACAACGTTACAAAATATCTCGATAATTATCTTGACTACCCTGCATTAAAAGATATGACTGAGTTTATTGTCCCAGCATCATTTGGTGATAATACTGGTGTTAAAGGTTCGCTCGCTTTAGCTCTAAATGCTTATAAGAATGGTTATTAA